The nucleotide window AGAAAGACCGTATTCATTGGATCGGATCGTCGGTACGGATCAGCGTGCGCGCGGTGCGCTCGACGAACGTCTCATCGAGCCCGCGCGGATGATGCTGGAACGCGAGGTGAATGTATTCGTGCACCAACGCGATACGGTCCTCTTCGGTCTGCAGGCGATACACGTACACGCGATTGCGCTGCGCATCGGCATACGGCCGACCTTCGCGCACGGCGCACACAGCGGGCAGATCGGGCGTTTCGTAGCCTGCCGCGCCGTCCATGCGCCTCGCCCACAGCGGCGCGTTGCGTTGCAACCATGCCTGCGCGCCGGCCACCGCGACGCAGTCGCCCGATAGCGGACTCTGGAACGAAGTCAGCGTGGCTTGCGGCCAGGTGCGCGCGAGAATCGCGTCGAACGTCAGGCCGCTTTGCGCGGAGGCCTTCGCGGCCAGCCAGCTCAGCTGTCCCGGCGCGGCCTTGTCGTGGTGATACTGAACGGGCACGCCGGTCAGCACGAGCGCGTCGGTCAGATCGGCGGCACGGCGCGCGGCGGCCGTCGGCGCGCGTGGCAGGACGCGCTGCGTGCTGCTGCTGTCGTCGATCCGCAAACAGCCGTGATCGTGGTTACCGTGCTGCACGACGTAAGTGCGCGCCGCGACCGCCAGCGCCTTCGCTGCTTCCGCCTGGCTCGTGTCGCCTTCGCGCTCGACCACGCGCGCCACATAGTCGTTCATGCCGAAACGGCCGACCACTTGCGGCGCGCCGGCCGCATCGCGATCGAGCCGCAACTCACCTCGGCTCGTCACACGCGCCCAATTGCCATTGACGAAGCCGACCCGGAAATCGCCACGCAACGCACCTTCGGACGCAGCGGCCGGTCCTTTGTCACCGAGCACCTCGCGAACCGGATAGCGGCTGAAAAAATCGACCAGTACGCAAGCACCGTCGTCCGGCACGGTGACTTGCGTGAGCAGCGGCGCAATGCGCGGTGCGGCGGCCGCCAGTACGCGCGCACTGCCGCCGGGACCGCCCAACCACACCGGCGTGCCGTCAGCAAGCCAGCCGGCCGCGCCGCCGATCGAGGCGCCGGGGCGTGCCGGATCCGGCATCGTCCAGGTCTTGGCGCGCAGCACGCTGCCGTAGAGCGACACCTTGCCTTCGCCGCGTCCGCTGGTCAGCACCGACACCAGCGTGCTCGCCGCCGCTTCGCGCGGCCTGGCGGGCATCGTCTGCAAGGC belongs to Paraburkholderia sp. FT54 and includes:
- a CDS encoding DUF2300 domain-containing protein translates to MFRALRPIRDRVAATLRIALAVGVGLGCVGQGVSAYAVTSTSTALAKATDAATEMSIATSAGMSARSSSQMLRFAWFRDGQSQLWQVDSGGAAPGFSPQAAKVLPATLETPLGSVWKLFVYAYLVDRNIATPDYACNGGDPEEVYCCMTGGHIDREHALVQSCGLFFEPARLQLDSADWRKYWTAAHAPAWLRDLHAMTPTRRVPVTELLAALQTMPARPREAAASTLVSVLTSGRGEGKVSLYGSVLRAKTWTMPDPARPGASIGGAAGWLADGTPVWLGGPGGSARVLAAAAPRIAPLLTQVTVPDDGACVLVDFFSRYPVREVLGDKGPAAASEGALRGDFRVGFVNGNWARVTSRGELRLDRDAAGAPQVVGRFGMNDYVARVVEREGDTSQAEAAKALAVAARTYVVQHGNHDHGCLRIDDSSSTQRVLPRAPTAAARRAADLTDALVLTGVPVQYHHDKAAPGQLSWLAAKASAQSGLTFDAILARTWPQATLTSFQSPLSGDCVAVAGAQAWLQRNAPLWARRMDGAAGYETPDLPAVCAVREGRPYADAQRNRVYVYRLQTEEDRIALVHEYIHLAFQHHPRGLDETFVERTARTLIRTDDPIQ